GCCCTGCCATTGTTACTAAATTACTGTTGCATGTTGTTTTTCATATTAGAAAGTATGTTGGTTAAAAGTGGCATTAGATGTCATGCAGTTGTGAGAAACAAGGGATTCTTCTTTTTGCACGTATAATATTTTTTTTATCCTTCGTCCATTTAATTGTTTTTCTTTTTCTTATTCCACTGATTATAGGCTCGGCATAACAAGGCAATTTCTAGGGACACTTGGTCTCAACTACTAGAGTTTGCAAGGGTAATTTATCTATCAAGCATTGAGATGTAACATCAGAAATAAGAGCACAAATGTGTTCGTAATTTCGTATGAGCTTAAAATTAGCTTCTGTTCTAAATGACTTTGATCTTTGTTTTTCTAGGCTGTTGATTCATCACTATCAAATTATGATGCGGAAGGTGCTTGGCCCTATCTCATTGACGAATTTGTCGAGTACTTGAAGGAGAATGGTGTAATCAAAACTAGTTAGTAGTAATTAGTTGCTTGAATGCAGCCGAAGTCCAATGGTCTGCTAGAGTGGTGAACTATGAGTTGTGCTGCCTTGTGATTTATTCAGTTTGTCTGTAAAAATAAGACGACCAAAATAGAGATATCACCATTAATTCAAATCTACAATTATTATAGTTAATTGGATTGTTGATATGGAATTTACATTATCTAGCACAATGTTACTTTGTTCAGAAATATGTAGTGGATTATGTTTTTCATGAATGACTTTATTGTACTGAACTATCAAAGAAAAAAGCAATTTTTTGTTCAAAAAACAGATTTGTTAGGTTTTGATTATTTGATGGTCCTAGTCCGCGTACTATATTTATGAGGTCCTAGTCCGCAACTATATGTCCTTGTTCTGAACCTGTCAAGGAAAATGACAATTGTTTATTGCTAAATTCACATATCTAGCTGAACCCTGAGTTTCAACTCCTCTGTCAAGAGAGGCTGTATCAGCTGCATTAAATGGTACGCAGGCCGCCCAAGTTGCATGGCAACTGAATGTAACTCTGGTTTCCTAAGCTGCACGGTAAGGTTAATGGATCAGCTTGGTTGTAACTCCAGTCTCCTAAGCTGCACGCAGGCCGCCCAAGTTGCATGGCAAGCAAATGTAACTCTGGTCGCATGGCAAGCGAATGTAACTCTGGTCTCCTAAGCTGCGCGGTAAGGTTAATGGATCAGCTTGGTTGATGGTTAGAGTATTTTTCGACTCATCCCACGCAGGTCATTATGTTAAGCTAACTACAACTAGTTACTTTAAAAATTAATCTACCTATATAGATCAACTTTTACTAATCTAATCATATCGGTCTCATTATAGTTTACTCCAATACCTTGGATTGGTAAGTACATATAGTTGATAGTTGATACAGAAATGGTATGGAAAAGTAGATAATAGTTTAATCTAAAACATTAAACTTATAGGGCAAGTACAAACGAATGCTGTGACTTATGCAACAGTGCGGAACGGATGCTCAAACCATCTCAGACGCAAAGTTCTTTCATGACACACTCACCAATTGTTTGTGTTTATATATAGTGCACAGTTTTCCCATCTCTAATTCCCAAATCAAGTCCAAATCCACCACACTTTGTAGTATTCGTCCAACTTTATGAACAATTATGCCAGACGCCCCCCAGTGTTCTCAGTATTTATGGACGAGGAACTTCTCCAAAGCACGCATGCAACTGTAGATAGGCCAGAAATGACGCACCTTACATGAGAACCAACTCTTGCAACATTTGTCACTACTGCCTCGCATTACATGAGAACCACCTTTTTTTCTTGAAATGTATACACGTCTTGGAGATGGAGTGAAGTCTACCTCTCACTGTAACACTTATCTTGTATAGTCTTTTCTTTCCTTTTTTTTTGTTTGTTTGTTTTTTTAGGAGTGAATGTTTTTTTTTCTTGAAGCGAATATAGAAGTGAGGTTGCATGCATGAGACAACTCAGCCTTGTCTAGCTTCTTTGGATGAGGATCTCTCCTTGGCTGACCCTTATCCTTGGCTATAGTGGAGCATGCTGAATCAAACCAGATGGCAAGACACAGATTTCTACCCGTTACAGATGTCCATGGTTAAAGCAAATGAAGTCGTTGCCATACATGCACATATCCACCTGTGACCGACTACTGATGTCTAGAAAGTCTAGCTCTTCCTCACAATTTCCATGCTATATATAAAACGAAAGGGGTCACGAATGTGTAAGAAACCATATACCTAGCCTATTCAAGATGGAGAGGAAGTACTTCGGGTTTGCTTTGTTCTTCATCATCCTCTTAACTTCTCGTAAGTCTCTCTCTCTCTTTCAGTTCCTCAGCTAAACTTTGGTATCTAGAAATTAATGATTGTTATTGTATGTGATTACAGAAGAGATGGTGATTCAGAGTGAAGCAAGAGTCTGCGAAGTGCCAAGCAAGACCTTCAAGGGGATGTGCTTCAGAGACACCCACTGCATTGTGAGATGCCACAGTGAGGGTTACGGTTACGGCAAATGCTCTCATGTCCTGCGACGGTGCAAATGCTTGAAGGCTTGCTAGAAACCCTAGCTATATAGCCTAAATAACGTATACTCAATATGCAGCTTTGTACTAGCTAGCTAGATAGCGAATCTGTCTTGTTCATTATCCATGAAAGAAGATTGATGTATGTGATCGAGCTACTAGCACTCTGTAACTCTGTTTGATATTAAGAAGTTATAGACTAGAACGTCTTTTCTTTTCCCTAAACCCTAATCACAAGACGTCGCTCATTTTATTTTTATTTTTTATTTCTGTGCTAGCTATTGGCCGCTTTATTTGTATATCAATGTGTATCAGATTAATTTAGTATCTGGAGGTAAACTAGTAAAATTAGTATGATCAATTAATGTAGATATGAACTATAGCTAGCTAGTTATACTTTATACAAGCAGGTAAATCAGTTTAGATTAGCAATATTTTCTAAATTCAACCTCATGCCAACGCGTATGCTAACCAAATACAGATGTCTATGATTCGAGGCAACAAATTATGATCATTCTTTGTAACAGGGCTGGGCACTTAGTATCGGAATCCCGATCCCGTACCGGTCCTGTCTCGAAAGTTAGCGGGACGGGATGAGATAGGTTTTGAAAATAGCAATCCCGTCCCGTCCCGTTTTAACATTATCATAACGGGACGGGACGGGACTATCCCGAAAAATCCCGTCCCGTCCTGTAATATTAGAATACTTGATTTTATTCATTTTATACTTGATTTTTTAGGTTGCATGGTGTTACAATGCACTCAACCATACTTAATTTGGTCTAAAATAATACTTTTAATTTCATTCATGTTCTTTTTTTTTGTTTGTGTGATTTTAGATATTTTTAGTTGTTGTTTGAGGGTTAATTTTTAATGTGGGATGTTTAGTACTTTTAAAGTGGGATGTAATTTAGCACCTATGCACCTATGTTCTTGTTGTATTTTAGTACTTCTAATTTCATCAATTGTTTTCTTTTTTTTTGTTTATTGTTGTTTTTAGTTTATTTTTTTTTTCCATTTAATTTCNNNNNNNNNNNNNNNNNNNNGAGAGAGAGAGAGATAGCAAATGTGGATGAGAATAACCATGAATATGAACTTCCTTTCAAGTTCTTGGAGCATGCATAGCAAAAAGAAACATTCTGTGAGACGCCGGCACCAAAGGCCAATTTGATATCTTCTATATGTGCACGAGAATGTGAAGTATTTGATCGGAAACTTTGAAGGTATATTAGGGATAGTGGGATACCCAACAAATGACAGTAGAATTATTTTATGATCTTTGAAAATGATATGGGAACAGATCGGTAGAGGATGGTAGAGGATGATAACTAGAACAACATAGACACATCTAAAGAAAGGAGATTGATAAAGAGAAAAACTCTATTTTTCTTCATGAAAATATTCATAAACAAAGTTTATCTTTCTCATACATGGATGTTTCTTTTTAAAGGGCTAACCCAACCCTCTGGTAAATGCTAATACAATGCATAATCCCCTTTTTCTTCTAATACATTCTGGAATACCCACTTCCTAATCCCACATTAAATCATGCTCATTCAACAAGTCTTAAAATAGGCATATTTTGAAATAATAACTATTAATTAAACTTAAATATGGGCTCCTTGAAATTCCAAATGGGTTAAATGAGTTAACCCCCCTTTGCACTGCATCATAAAAAGT
Above is a window of Fragaria vesca subsp. vesca linkage group LG7, FraVesHawaii_1.0, whole genome shotgun sequence DNA encoding:
- the LOC101304031 gene encoding defensin D2-like; the protein is MERKYFGFALFFIILLTSQEMVIQSEARVCEVPSKTFKGMCFRDTHCIVRCHSEGYGYGKCSHVLRRCKCLKAC